The following proteins are encoded in a genomic region of Pyrus communis chromosome 11, drPyrComm1.1, whole genome shotgun sequence:
- the LOC137708503 gene encoding transmembrane E3 ubiquitin-protein ligase FLY2-like codes for MGFMGFGSGVVRNLGCLWSRRSKLYWVVFWVWVAFVLLPPVAGLRPLRERARSWGDEWLFVKKDEIDLGPFSTWNITGTYRGTWKFPDSTNSSSRFPDFRNSHGNSIIELVSMPTKITGVHYVQGVIIFHDVFDNEHNVGGVQIRVEGVFIWPFRQLRMVANSGKEGESSQAEEYLLSNPYHMLGVFSSQVFQESPRDKIWRKKHSPIYEMEKHCNIEIAGQVSRVSSAHNDGDRDRYHIESLMESPSVDDDGDCFSPLILNATSVNVEVYYNKAVNYTLMVTFVSFLQVLLLIRQMEHSNTHSGAAKVSILMIGQQAIMDAYLCLLHLTAGILVESLFNAFATAAFFKFVVFSIFEMRYLLAIWKARRPTNSGEGWETMRRELSVLYSRFYGILLGGILLMYEFHNFLRPILLLMYSFWIPQIITNVIRDSRKPLHPHYILGMTVTRLAIPLYIFGCPNNFMRIEPDKSWCICLGVFIGLQASILLLQHYLGSRWFIPRQILPEKYSYCRRLDQNTNRTTDCVICMTAVDLTQRSNDRMVTPCDHCFHSGCLQRWMDIKMECPTCRRPLPPA; via the exons TGGCTATTTGTaaaaaaagatgaaattgaTTTGGGACCATTTTCTACATGGAATATAACAGGAACTTACAGAG GGACTTGGAAGTTTCCTGATTCAACAAATAGCTCTTCCAGATTTCCGGATTTTAGGAATTCCCATGGCAACAGCATCATTGAATTGGTTAGCATGCCGACAAAAATAACTGGCGTACATTACGTGCAG GGGGTAATTATTTTCCATGATGTGTTTGACAATGAACACAATGTTGGTGGTGTTCAAATCAGGGTGGAGGGTGTATTTATATGGCCGTTTAGACAACTTCGAATGGTAGCTAACAG TGGAAAAGAGGGAGAGTCAAGCCAAGCAGAAGAATATTTATTGTCAAATCCGTATCATATG CTTGGAGTTTTCTCTTCCCAGGTTTTCCAAGAATCTCCTAGAGACAAGATATGGAGGAAAAAACATT CTCCAATCTATGAAATGGAGAAACACTGTAATATAGAAATCGCGGGCCAAGTTTCACGTGTCTCATCCGCCCATAATG ATGGAGATCGTGATCGATACCATATAGAATCGTTGATGGAGAGTCCTTCAGTGGATGATGATGGAGATTGCTTCTCTCCCTTGATATTAAATGCTACTTCTGTCAATGTGGAGGTGTACTACAACAAAGCAGTGAACTATACTTTGATGGTTACCTTT GTCTCTTttctccaagttcttctcttaATTCGGCAAATGGAACATAGCAACACTCATTCA GGGGCTGCCAAAGTTTCGATTCTAATGATTGGCCAACAGGCTATCATGGATGCTTATCTCTGCCTTCTACATTTGACTGCAGGAATACTTGTTG AATCCTTGTTTAATGCTTTTGCGACTGCCGCTTTTTTCAAGTTTGTTGTCTTCTCAATATTTGAGATGAGATATCTTCTTGCTATATGGAAAGCTAGGAGGCCTACAAATAGCGGGGAAGGTTGGGAGACAATGAGGCGTGAGCTTTCAGTTCTATATAGCCGTTTCT ATGGGATTCTTTTGGGAGGCATTCTGCTCATGTATGAGTTCCATAACTTCCTGAGACCTATTCTTCTCCTTATGTACTCCTTTTGGATACCTCAAATAATCACCAATGTCATTCGTGATTCAAGAAAACCTTTGCATCCTCATTACATCTTGGGCATGACTGTTACGCGGCTTGCAATCCCATTATACATATTTGGTTGCCCTAACAACTTCATGCGCATTGAGCCTGACAAGAGTTGGTGTATTTGTTTGGGTGTATTTATTGGACTGCAAGCatccattcttcttcttcagcacTATCTTGGCTCACGGTGGTTCATTCCTCGTCAG ATTCTACCTGAAAAATATAGCTACTGTAGAAGGCTTGATCAGAATACGAATCGCACCACAGATTGTGTCATTTGCATGACCGCAGTTGATCTCACACAACGTTCAAACGATCGCATG GTGACACCATGTGATCATTGCTTTCACTCGGGTTGTTTACAAAGGTGGATGGATATAAAGATGGAGTGCCCAACTTGTCGGCGTCCACTGCCACCAGCCTGA
- the LOC137709325 gene encoding mitotic checkpoint serine/threonine-protein kinase BUB1 produces MDSDTTPLHDPLLPWLWSVKQALEDFHSGKDYGSDLTKLLSDCIAAFKDNAQYRGDIRFLKIWFLYMDTSEDFESIFLEMLHREICVGHSLLYVWYATFLEAKEKLYDAHMVYQMGISRNAKPVEWVEKAHALFLARMYRIASSAQKIGNDEAVPLGSLINPWSSSTMKDLLKKVNHQLTKYDGYHSTTKAYSGKVALSSLKNSSRNKTIEIGRTKYQITGCAGQGGFAQVYKAYVNCNPEDVVALKIQKPAFPWEFYMYRQIDQRISDKERSSFGFAHRMHLYPDCSILVSDYLSSGTLQDAINSYAFKGKSMEEVLCIYYTIEMLYMLETLHGVGIIHGDFKPDNLLIRYARNGLTKAGSRDRTDFTEEEFRERSGPWLDQGLCLVDWGRGIDLHLFPDNVEFTGDCRTSGFRCVEMQENRPWTYQVDTYGLCVVVHTMLHNSYMEIDKKPSPEGGHFYLPKSSFKRYWNVELWRNFFKKLLNSSPGCNHKKLLQDLRESFQDYLCSEPQLIRKLSDLLVKQRASLCSA; encoded by the exons ATGGACTCCGACACCACTCCTCTCCACGACCCTCTCTTGCCCTGGCtctg GTCCGTGAAGCAAGCCCTAGAAGATTTTCACTCCGGAAAGGATTACGGGTCGGATCTCACTAAGCTTCTATCCGACTGCATCGCCGCATTCAAGGACAATGCTCAATACAGGGGCGACATCAGATTTCTCAAGATTTGGTTCCTCTAT ATGGATACCAGTGAAGATTTTGAAAGCATTTTTCTCGAAATGTTGCACAGGGAGATTTGTGTTGGCCACTCCTTGCTTTATGTCTGGTACGCAACCTTTCTCGAAGCCAAAGAGAAATTGTACGATGCACACATGGTTTATCAGATGGGTATTTCAAG GAATGCTAAGCCAGTTGAGTGGGTGGAGAAGGCGCATGCCTTATTTCTTGCTCGGATGTATAGAATAGCTTCTTCAGCTCAGAAA ATTGGAAACGATGAAGCAGTTCCTCTTGGGAGCCTCATTAACCCATGGTCCAGCTCCACCATGAAAGACCTTTTGAAGAAAGTTAATCATCAACTTACAAAATATGAT GGATACCATTCTACTACTAAAGCTTACTCGGGAAAAGTGGCCTTGTCTTCTCTCAAGAACTCGTCCAGGAACAAAACTATTGAGATAG GTCGTACGAAGTACCAGATCACTGGTTGTGCAGGCCAGGGTGGCTTTGCTCAAGTATATAAAGCATATGTCAACTGTAATCCTGAAGATGTTGTTGCATTGAAG ATACAAAAGCCTGCTTTCCCTTGGGAGTTCTATATGTATCGTCAAATTGATCAACGGATCTCAGACAAGGAA AGGTCAAGCTTTGGGTTTGCTCATAGAATGCATCTCTATCCCGACTGTAGCATTCTCGTCTCCGACTATCTTTCTAGTGGAACACTTCAG GATGCAATAAATTCATATGCCTTCAAAGGCAAGTCCATGGAAGAAGTGTTATGCATTTATTACACCATAGAAATGCTCTACATGCTAGAAACACTGCATGGTGTTGGCATCATTCATGGAGATTTCAAGCCTGATAATTTGCTTATTCGTTATGCTAG GAATGGCCTTACAAAAGCCGGATCTCGTGACAGAACTGACTTTACAGAAGAAGAATTTCGTGAGAGAAGTGGTCCGTGGCTTGATCAG GGTCTATGCCTTGTCGACTGGGGAAGAGGGATAGATCTGCATCTCTTTCCTGACAATGTGGAGTTTACGGGAGATTGCCGGACTTCTGGATTTCGTTGTGTGGAAATGCAAGAGAATAGGCCATGGACATATCAA GTAGACACATACGGACTCTGCGTTGTTGTCCATACGATGCTGCATAATTCTTACATGGAAATTGACAAGAaaccatcacccgaaggtggtcaCTTCTATCTGCCCAAGTCATCTTttaaaag ATACTGGAATGTTGAACTCTGGAGGAACTTCTTTAAGAAACTGCTTAATAGTAGCCCCGGCTGTAACCACAAGAAGCTGTTGCAGGATCTGAGGGAGTCCTTCCAGGATTACTTGTGCTCGGAGCCTCAGCTTATAAGGAAACTAAGCGATTTACTGGTCAAGCAAAGGGCCTCACTGTGTTCTGCTTAA
- the LOC137707941 gene encoding ADP,ATP carrier protein 3, mitochondrial-like: MDDGSSYPSVFQKIHGQSYLICRLSPRIHTRNYGVNGAYANGALQSPLLPTFDSTALAQVSSLSPIMVQAPAEKGAAGFAIDFLMGGVSAAVSKTAAAPIERVKLLIQNQDEMIKAGRLSEPYKGITDCFARTIKDEGVFSLWRGNTANVIRYFPTQAFNFAFKDYFKRLFNFKKDKDGYWKWFAGNLASGGAAGASSLIFVYSLDFARTRLANDAKAAKKGGERQFNGLVDVYKKTLKSDGIAGLYRGFNISLVGIIVYRGLYFGMYDSLKPVVLIGGLQDSFFASFLLGWGITIGAGLASYPLDTVRRRMMMTSGEAVKYNSSLDAFKQIIKNEGAKSLFKGAGANILRAVAGAGVLAGYDKLQVVLLGKKYGSGGGG; encoded by the exons ATGGATGATGGGTCATCGTATCCATCGGTATTTCAGAAAATACATGGGCAGTCTTACCTCATATGTAGGCTTTCCCCCAGGATTCACACAAGAAACTATGGGGTGAATGGTGCTTATGCCAATGGAGCTTTGCAGAGCCCCCTGCTGCCAACTTTTGACAGCACTGCCCTTGCACAAGTCTCTTCTTTGTCCCCAATTATGGTGCAGGCCCCGGCAGAGAAAGGTGCAGCTGGTTTTGCTATCGATTTTCTCATGGGAGGTGTATCTGCTGCTGTTTCCAAAACTGCTGCTGCTCCTATTGAGCGTGTTAAACTACTGATACAGAATCAGGATGAGATGATCAAGGCTGGTCGACTTTCTGAACCATACAAGGGTATAACTGACTGCTTTGCCCGAACAATTAAGGATGAAGGTGTTTTTTCTCTGTGGAGAGGAAACACTGCCAATGTTATCAGATACTTCCCTACCCAG GCCTTTAACTTTGCTTTCAAGGATTACTTCAAGAGGCTTTTCAACTTCAAGAAGGATAAAGATGGCTACTGGAAGTGGTTCGCTGGGAACCTGGCATCAGGTGGTGCTGCTGGTGCTTCATCTCTTATTTTTGTGTATTCTCTGGACTTTGCAAGAACACGTTTGGCAAATGATGCCAAGGCTGCCAAGAAGGGTGGTGAAAGGCAGTTTAATGGTTTGGTTGATGTTTACAAGAAAACCCTCAAGTCTGATGGCATTGCTGGGTTATATCGAGGATTCAACATCTCTCTTGTTGGAATTATCGTGTACCGTGGGCTTTACTTTGGCATGTACGATTCTCTGAAACCTGTGGTTCTAATTGGTGGCCTGCAG GATAGCTTCTTTGCTAGCTTCTTGCTGGGATGGGGAATTACGATCGGTGCTGGATTAGCTTCTTACCCTTTGGACACGGTGCGCAGAAGGATGATGATGACCTCAGGAGAAGCTGTGAAATACAATAGCTCTTTGGATGCATTTAAGCAAATTATAAAAAACGAAGGTGCTAAGTCACTGTTTAAGGGTGCTGGAGCAAACATATTGCGTGCTGTTGCAGGTGCCGGTGTGCTTGCTGGCTATGACAAGCTGCAAGTCGTACTTCTTGGCAAAAAGTATGGGTCTGGCGGCGGTGGTTAA
- the LOC137708903 gene encoding leucine-rich repeat extensin-like protein 4, whose product MSSFSLSSIACHVFSLLLTFLLVLSCLFSNFSLAVAAKRSSSHVYVSHHRHSHRGHHNHPHPAAASDDSNPRLYQAFLALQAWKHVIYSDPYNITTNWVGPSVCDYMGVYCSPALDDPKIRVVSGIDLNHRDIAGFLPEEFGLLSDLALIHLNSNRFCGILPQSMANLTLLFELDLSNNRFVGPFPTVVLSLPTLSYLDLRYNEFEGPLPPELFSKKLDAIFVNNNRLTSVIPATLGGSSASVVVFANNNFGGCLPPSIVNFANTLEELLLINTSLSGCLPQEVGFLYKLRVLDVSYNKLVGPIPYSLAGLSHLEQLNLAHNKLTGIVPAGVCCLPNLANFTFSYNYFCEEEGTCQNLTSKGIAFDESHNCFPEKPYQRTQKECNAILEHPVDCFEYPCDSGGASASAPSIAAVPAATPLSSPPSAAAPTYT is encoded by the coding sequence ATGTCTTCCTTTTCACTTTCTTCCATTGCCTGCCATGTATTTTCATTGCTCCTAACTTTCCTTCTAGTTCTATCTTGTCTGTTCAGCAATTTCAGTCTGGCTGTTGCTGCAAAGCGCAGCAGCAGCCACGTCTATGTCTCTCATCACCGTCATAGCCACCGCGGGCACCACAACCATCCACATCCTGCTGCAGCATCCGATGATTCAAACCCAAGACTCTACCAAGCTTTTCTTGCTCTCCAAGCATGGAAGCACGTAATTTACTCTGATCCATACAACATCACAACCAATTGGGTTGGTCCTTCGGTTTGTGACTACATGGGTGTGTATTGTTCACCAGCTCTTGATGACCCCAAAATCCGAGTTGTTTCTGGCATTGACCTTAACCATAGGGACATCGCCGGATTTCTCCCTGAGGAATTTGGCCTGTTGTCGGATCTTGCACTTATCCATCTAAATAGCAACCGCTTTTGTGGCATCCTCCCTCAAAGTATGGCCAACCTTACGCTCCTTTTCGAGCTTGATCTTAGTAACAACAGATTTGTAGGCCCTTTCCCAACAGTTGTCCTCTCTCTTCCTACCTTAAGTTATCTTGATCTTCGGTACAACGAGTTTGAAGGGCCATTACCTCCAGAACTTTTCAGTAAAAAACTCGATGCCATATTTGTTAATAACAACCGCTTAACCAGTGTCATTCCAGCGACATTGGGTGGAAGCTCAGCCAGTGTAGTGGTGTTTGCTAATAACAACTTTGGCGGGTGCCTTCCCCCAAGCATAGTCAATTTCGCAAATACTCTGGAGGAACTGCTGTTAATTAACACAAGTTTGTCAGGGTGTTTGCCCCAAGAAGTTGGGTTTCTGTACAAACTGAGGGTGTTGGATGTGAGCTACAACAAGCTTGTTGGTCCTATACCTTACAGCTTGGCGGGGCTATCTCATTTGGAGCAACTAAATTTGGCCCACAATAAGCTGACCGGGATTGTACCCGCTGGAGTTTGTTGTCTGCCAAACTTGGCGAATTTCACATTCTCTTACAACTATTTCTGTGAGGAAGAGGGGACCTGCCAGAATTTGACATCGAAAGGCATTGCCTTTGATGAAAGCCATAACTGTTTCCCCGAGAAACCTTACCAGAGGACCCAGAAAGAATGTAATGCCATACTCGAACATCCTGTTGATTGCTTCGAATATCCTTGTGACAGTGGCGGTGCATCTGCTTCCGCCCCAAGCATTGCTGCAGTGCCAGCAGCAACGCCTCTGTCTTCGCCTCCTAGTGCGGCAGCTCCTACCTATACATGA
- the LOC137709547 gene encoding squamosa promoter-binding-like protein 4, with amino-acid sequence MLCIIVVQVEAAKQRQDANKTPQKNELWRRLLWSSLTHSLSHSSCPFTSTYYASPSFPLPSLHHIPTPKPNNNINPLMEGMSKLDSDKQMKEKPHVVVVVKKEEEEFDDELQVDRKKKGKRSSSSSSGGGGGGAMRRCQADRCTADLSDEKKYHRKHKVCDLHSKSQVVLVSGLHQRFCQQCSRFHELSEFDDTKRSCRRRLSGHNERRRKNPAESHAVEGSSRNVGTRTQSTHKHFQIK; translated from the exons ATGCTATGCATTATTGTTGTACAAGTAGAAGCTGCTAAACAACGACAAGACGCAAACAAAACTCCTCAGAAAAATGAATTATGGAGGAGATTGTTGTGGTCCTCACTCACACACTCACTCTCCCACTCCTCCTGCCCCTTCACTTCTACTTATTAcgcttctccttccttcccccTCCCCTCGTTGCACCACATCCCAACTCCCAAACCAAATAATAATATCAATCCATTGATGGAGGGGATGAGTAAATTGGACTCGGACAAGCAGATGAAGGAGAAGCCgcatgtggtggtggtggtgaagaaggaggaggaggaatttGATGATGAGCTGCAAGTGGACAGGAAGAAGAAAGGTAAGAgatcgtcgtcgtcgtcatcaggaggaggaggaggaggtgcaATGAGACGGTGTCAGGCAGACAGGTGCACAGCTGATCTGAGTgatgaaaagaaatatcacaGAAAGCATAAGGTTTGTGACCTTCATTCCAAGTCTCAGGTTGTGCTTGTCTCTGGCCTCCACCAAAGGTTTTGCCAGCAATGCAGCAG ATTTCATGAGCTATCAGAATTTGACGACACCAAACGGAGTTGTCGTAGGCGTTTGTCAGGACACAATGAACGACGAAGGAAGAATCCAGCCGAGTCTCATGCTGTGGAAGGCTCAAGCCGCAATGTTGGTACAAGGACTCAGTCCACTCACAAGCACTTCCAAATCAAATAA